Proteins from one Mucilaginibacter jinjuensis genomic window:
- the rpsF gene encoding 30S ribosomal protein S6, whose amino-acid sequence MQQYETVIVLTPLLSDEAAKEAIAKFSKILTDNGAEIVQEDNWGLRKLAYPIQKKTTGYYHLTEYKAPGELINKLEVEFRRDERVLRFLTIALDKHAIAYNDKKRSGAFNKKSAKAEEAAN is encoded by the coding sequence ATGCAACAGTACGAAACCGTGATCGTTCTAACCCCGTTGTTATCAGACGAAGCTGCGAAAGAGGCAATTGCCAAATTCAGCAAGATTCTTACAGATAACGGAGCCGAAATTGTCCAAGAGGATAATTGGGGTTTGAGAAAATTAGCGTATCCAATCCAAAAGAAAACAACTGGATACTATCACTTAACTGAATACAAGGCTCCGGGTGAATTAATTAACAAACTGGAAGTTGAATTTAGACGTGATGAGCGCGTATTGCGTTTCTTAACTATCGCCCTTGATAAACACGCCATTGCTTACAATGACAAAAAACGCAGCGGCGCTTTCAACAAAAAATCAGCTAAAGCAGAGGAGGCAGCAAACTAA
- a CDS encoding YciI family protein, translated as MFIIDLKYTAPLEQLDEYMAEHVKYLNKYYKADVFIVSGRKVPRTGGIILAQANSKEILEKIIVDDPFYKYKLAEFTITEFLASQSHPDLKHLIR; from the coding sequence ATGTTTATCATCGACCTTAAATACACCGCCCCGCTCGAACAATTGGATGAGTACATGGCGGAACATGTTAAATATCTTAACAAGTATTACAAGGCCGATGTGTTTATTGTATCGGGTCGTAAAGTGCCGCGCACAGGTGGCATTATCCTTGCCCAAGCCAATTCGAAAGAAATACTTGAAAAGATTATTGTTGACGATCCTTTTTATAAATACAAGTTGGCTGAATTTACGATAACGGAGTTTTTAGCTTCACAATCACATCCTGATTTAAAGCATCTAATCAGATAA
- a CDS encoding group III truncated hemoglobin, whose amino-acid sequence MPVNQILTLNDVKLLVDTFYTKIKSDALLGPIFNERIQDRWPQHLEKMYSFWQTLLLEEHTYNGRPFPPHMNLPVGHEHFEHWLSLFTQTIDELFTGEKADEAKWRAGNIAKMFEGKIAYFRNHGSGFVQ is encoded by the coding sequence ATGCCCGTCAATCAAATCCTCACCCTCAACGACGTTAAACTCCTCGTTGATACTTTTTATACCAAAATAAAAAGCGATGCTTTGCTGGGCCCGATATTTAACGAGCGGATACAAGACCGCTGGCCGCAGCACCTCGAAAAAATGTATTCGTTCTGGCAAACCTTATTACTGGAAGAGCATACCTACAACGGTCGCCCGTTTCCGCCACACATGAACCTACCCGTAGGGCATGAGCATTTTGAGCATTGGCTAAGCTTGTTTACCCAAACTATCGACGAATTATTTACCGGTGAAAAAGCTGACGAAGCCAAATGGCGTGCCGGTAATATTGCGAAGATGTTTGAAGGTAAGATCGCTTACTTTAGGAATCATGGGAGTGGGTTTGTGCAGTAG
- the rplI gene encoding 50S ribosomal protein L9 translates to MDIILKQDVKNLGEKDEIVKVKPGYGRNFLIPQGVAILATESARKVLAENLKQAQFKQDKIRKDADELATKLENVKLTIGAKAGETGKIFGAINTIQVADALKKQGFEVDRRRITFDQDPKFVGEYTANLNLHKEVKVKVPFEVVAE, encoded by the coding sequence ATGGACATTATTTTAAAACAGGATGTTAAAAACCTTGGTGAGAAAGACGAAATCGTTAAAGTAAAACCAGGTTACGGCCGTAACTTTTTGATCCCACAAGGTGTTGCTATCTTAGCTACCGAGTCGGCTCGTAAAGTATTAGCTGAAAACTTAAAACAAGCTCAGTTTAAACAAGACAAAATCCGTAAGGATGCTGATGAACTGGCTACCAAATTAGAGAACGTTAAGTTAACTATTGGCGCTAAAGCTGGTGAAACCGGTAAAATTTTCGGTGCTATCAACACAATTCAAGTTGCTGATGCATTGAAAAAACAAGGCTTTGAAGTTGACCGTCGCCGTATCACTTTTGATCAGGACCCTAAATTTGTTGGTGAATACACTGCAAACTTAAACCTGCATAAAGAAGTGAAAGTGAAAGTTCCTTTCGAGGTTGTAGCTGAGTAA
- a CDS encoding IS110 family transposase, giving the protein MEFDFFIGIDVSKDELDFAVRNTGGFLYHRAIANQPEAIGTFIKELCKIPGFDLTRAVFCMEHTGIYNNHSLSYLHKRNAHICLEAATQIKNSLGNIRGKNDKIDAKRIAQYAFDQQKKLSLWSPKREVIQELSSLSVTRLRLISVKKQLKTPLKEHGLFSSKKIAKQNVTICAHALKAIEADLARADKAIEKIIAADPELNRLFDLITSVSGIGKVTATQIIITTNEFKDIRDPKKFACYSGVVPFTDDSGKLKKKPRISHMANKKVKTLLHMSALVAIQYNADLKRYYERMVDLEKKNKMSVINAIRNKLILRIFACVNQNRPYEINYQKALA; this is encoded by the coding sequence ATGGAATTTGATTTTTTCATCGGCATTGATGTATCAAAAGATGAGCTGGACTTTGCAGTCCGCAACACAGGGGGGTTCTTGTACCATAGGGCAATAGCCAACCAACCGGAGGCGATAGGCACATTTATTAAAGAACTGTGTAAAATACCTGGTTTTGATTTGACAAGGGCAGTATTCTGTATGGAGCATACAGGTATTTACAACAACCATTCGCTGAGTTACCTGCATAAACGCAATGCTCATATTTGCCTGGAAGCTGCCACCCAGATTAAAAACTCGTTAGGCAATATCCGGGGAAAGAATGACAAGATTGATGCTAAACGTATCGCTCAATATGCTTTTGATCAACAAAAGAAACTGTCTTTATGGTCACCTAAGCGTGAAGTAATACAGGAGCTAAGCAGTCTTTCGGTAACAAGGTTAAGGTTGATCTCAGTAAAGAAACAACTGAAGACACCGCTTAAAGAGCATGGTCTGTTTAGTTCTAAAAAGATCGCCAAACAAAATGTAACGATTTGTGCGCATGCATTAAAAGCGATCGAGGCTGACCTTGCCAGAGCAGATAAAGCAATTGAAAAGATCATTGCAGCAGATCCGGAACTAAACCGTTTGTTCGATCTGATTACTTCGGTGAGCGGTATCGGTAAAGTCACAGCTACTCAGATCATCATCACAACAAATGAGTTCAAGGATATTAGGGATCCTAAAAAGTTTGCCTGCTATTCCGGGGTAGTACCATTTACGGATGATTCAGGAAAGCTTAAGAAGAAGCCGCGAATATCACATATGGCCAATAAAAAGGTAAAGACGCTATTACACATGTCGGCCTTGGTTGCTATCCAATATAATGCTGATCTAAAGAGATATTACGAAAGAATGGTAGATCTGGAAAAGAAGAACAAAATGAGTGTGATTAACGCTATAAGAAACAAACTCATTCTACGAATCTTCGCCTGCGTAAACCAAAATAGACCTTATGAAATTAATTATCAAAAAGCTCTTGCATAA
- the rpsR gene encoding 30S ribosomal protein S18, with protein sequence MATEQIKYVTAPKVEDNRKKYCRFKKNGIKYIDYKDANFLLKFVNDQGKVLPRRLTGTSLKFQRKVAQAVKRARHIGLLPYVTDSLK encoded by the coding sequence ATGGCTACAGAACAAATTAAGTATGTTACTGCTCCTAAAGTGGAGGATAACCGCAAAAAATATTGCCGTTTCAAAAAGAACGGTATTAAATACATCGATTACAAAGACGCTAACTTCCTTTTGAAGTTTGTTAACGACCAGGGTAAAGTATTACCTCGCCGTTTAACTGGTACTTCATTAAAGTTTCAGCGTAAAGTGGCTCAAGCGGTTAAACGTGCTCGCCACATCGGTTTATTACCTTACGTAACAGATTCGTTGAAATAA
- the mtgA gene encoding monofunctional biosynthetic peptidoglycan transglycosylase gives MRGIFRLILRILKIFVIAFIGITVFWVVLYRWVNPPVTWLMFTRGFERKADGKDWKIDKHWVSFDSIADPMKRAAVAAEDQKFLNHFGFDFKAMERAIDKNAHSHKLMGGSTISQQTAKNVFLWPGRSYIRKGFEAYFTLLIETFWSKRRIMEVYLNVIEMGDGIYGVEAASQEYYHKHASQLNTYQAAAIASIFPNPLHWSPTNPSDYLKHHQYLIRKNIRRLGPLDF, from the coding sequence ATGCGAGGCATATTTAGACTGATACTGCGTATTCTTAAAATATTTGTGATTGCTTTTATTGGCATTACTGTTTTTTGGGTGGTGTTATACCGCTGGGTAAACCCTCCGGTTACCTGGTTGATGTTTACCCGTGGCTTCGAGCGTAAAGCCGACGGTAAGGATTGGAAAATTGATAAACACTGGGTAAGCTTCGACAGTATTGCCGACCCCATGAAACGCGCCGCCGTTGCCGCAGAAGACCAGAAGTTTTTAAACCATTTCGGGTTCGATTTTAAGGCGATGGAGCGTGCCATTGATAAAAATGCGCACAGCCATAAACTGATGGGCGGGAGCACAATCTCCCAGCAAACAGCTAAAAACGTTTTCTTATGGCCGGGCCGCTCTTACATCCGTAAAGGCTTTGAGGCTTACTTTACCCTGCTGATAGAAACCTTCTGGAGTAAACGCCGCATTATGGAGGTTTATCTCAATGTAATTGAAATGGGGGATGGTATTTATGGGGTAGAGGCTGCATCGCAAGAGTACTATCATAAACATGCATCGCAACTCAATACTTACCAGGCTGCTGCTATTGCATCGATATTCCCTAATCCGCTGCATTGGTCGCCCACCAATCCGAGCGATTATTTGAAGCATCATCAGTATCTTATTCGGAAGAATATCAGGAGGTTAGGACCTTTGGATTTTTAA